A stretch of the Flavobacterium aquiphilum genome encodes the following:
- a CDS encoding peptidylprolyl isomerase, translated as MKKYILIAIVLIATLISCNKKYSNLPDGLYAEIETNRGSILLELDYKKAPVTVANFITLAEGDNDFIVNDTLRGKPFYNGLKFHRVIKEFMIQTGDPLGTGSGDTGYKFKDEFSDLRFDKGGILAMANNGPGTNSSQFFITHLETPWLDGLHTIFGHVVNYDLEVVNKIDQDDFIKSVTIIRNGEDAKKFDAKKTFYDYFKIESEKQRQKIAAEAAAKKEYEAKYKAVCDQKIASFAELKEKSTKTATGLRFVITKKGAGKKPVAGTTVYIHYAGFLENGILFDTSEESTAKTFGKFIPEKAAANQYIPIQFQAGSKSGLIPGFIEGVDKMAIGDKATLFIPSYLAYGEAGAGDVIPPNANIIFEIELMDKMSN; from the coding sequence ATGAAAAAGTACATTTTAATTGCAATAGTTCTCATTGCAACTTTAATTTCCTGTAACAAAAAATACAGCAATCTCCCTGACGGATTATATGCCGAAATTGAGACAAACAGAGGAAGTATCTTGTTGGAATTGGATTACAAAAAAGCCCCAGTAACAGTTGCCAACTTCATCACTTTGGCAGAAGGAGATAATGATTTTATTGTTAATGATACTTTAAGAGGAAAACCTTTTTACAATGGATTGAAATTTCACAGGGTAATCAAAGAATTTATGATACAAACCGGAGATCCATTAGGAACGGGATCTGGAGATACAGGTTACAAATTTAAAGATGAATTCAGTGATTTGAGATTTGACAAAGGCGGAATATTGGCGATGGCAAATAATGGACCTGGGACCAACAGCAGTCAATTTTTTATCACTCATTTAGAAACGCCTTGGTTAGACGGACTGCACACTATTTTTGGGCATGTTGTAAATTACGATTTGGAAGTAGTCAATAAAATCGATCAAGATGATTTTATAAAAAGTGTAACTATTATCAGAAATGGTGAAGATGCCAAAAAGTTTGATGCTAAAAAGACTTTTTATGATTATTTCAAAATAGAATCAGAAAAACAAAGACAAAAAATTGCTGCTGAAGCTGCAGCCAAAAAAGAATACGAAGCCAAATACAAAGCTGTTTGCGATCAAAAAATAGCTTCCTTTGCCGAATTAAAGGAGAAATCTACAAAAACGGCAACGGGACTTCGATTTGTAATTACCAAAAAAGGTGCAGGTAAAAAACCAGTTGCAGGAACAACAGTTTATATTCATTATGCAGGATTCCTTGAAAATGGTATTTTATTTGATACAAGTGAAGAAAGCACAGCTAAAACTTTTGGAAAATTTATCCCTGAAAAAGCAGCTGCCAATCAATACATTCCAATCCAATTTCAAGCCGGAAGCAAGTCTGGTTTGATTCCTGGTTTCATCGAAGGAGTTGATAAAATGGCTATCGGTGACAAAGCGACACTCTTTATTCCATCATATCTTGCCTATGGAGAAGCAGGTGCTGGTGATGTTATCCCACCAAATGCCAATATCATTTTTGAAATTGAACTAATGGATAAAATGTCTAATTAA
- a CDS encoding DHH family phosphoesterase, translated as MNIQDIQAIELLLSTPKKIAIIPHRNPDGDAMGSTLALYHFLLKNNHFPTVISPNVFPDFLAWMPGSENVKIYENNKEVCTKILEEAELIFTLDFNALHRVGEMEQVLKKLTAPFIMIDHHQSPDDYSTYTYSDVAYGSTCEMVYNFIVFLGKKQDLDKTIATCIYTGILTDSGSFRFPKTTGTTHRIIADLIDLGVENSLIPTLLFDNSSYNRLQLLGRALQNMKVMEDHKTSYSSLTQEELNSFNYVKGDTEGIVNYGLSIKGIVFTAIFIENKDEGIIKISFRSQGNFDVNQFAREHFNGGGHINAAGGKSEVSMEETLHKFENLVQKLEI; from the coding sequence ATGAATATACAAGACATACAAGCGATAGAGTTACTATTATCAACTCCTAAAAAAATTGCGATAATTCCGCATCGAAATCCAGATGGAGATGCTATGGGTTCGACATTAGCATTATACCATTTTTTGCTAAAAAACAATCATTTTCCAACAGTGATTTCTCCAAACGTTTTTCCCGATTTCCTAGCTTGGATGCCTGGTTCTGAAAACGTAAAAATCTACGAAAACAATAAAGAAGTTTGCACAAAAATCCTTGAAGAAGCAGAACTGATTTTCACTTTAGATTTCAACGCACTTCATAGAGTTGGTGAAATGGAACAAGTCTTGAAAAAACTTACGGCTCCGTTCATAATGATTGACCACCATCAAAGCCCGGACGATTATTCCACATACACTTATTCGGATGTTGCTTATGGTTCGACTTGCGAAATGGTATACAATTTCATTGTCTTTTTGGGCAAAAAACAAGACTTGGACAAAACAATCGCTACTTGCATTTACACCGGAATCCTAACGGATTCTGGTTCGTTCCGATTTCCGAAAACCACAGGAACAACTCACCGCATCATTGCCGATTTGATTGACCTTGGAGTAGAGAATTCTTTAATCCCAACACTGTTATTTGATAATAGTTCTTATAACCGCTTACAGCTATTGGGTCGTGCTTTGCAAAACATGAAAGTAATGGAGGATCATAAAACGTCCTACAGTTCATTAACACAAGAGGAATTAAACAGTTTTAACTATGTAAAAGGAGACACCGAAGGCATTGTTAATTATGGTTTAAGCATAAAAGGAATCGTTTTTACCGCTATTTTTATCGAAAATAAGGATGAAGGAATTATCAAAATTTCCTTCCGCTCGCAAGGTAATTTTGATGTGAATCAATTTGCAAGAGAACATTTTAATGGAGGTGGACACATCAATGCTGCCGGAGGAAAATCAGAAGTTTCAATGGAAGAAACATTACATAAATTTGAAAATCTAGTACAAAAATTAGAAATATAA
- the gldI gene encoding gliding motility-associated peptidyl-prolyl isomerase GldI — protein sequence MKHFKIVLILFFAAVLLTGCKQHQEARRPISQSSGSFMKQSIARNKKLIAGEEDQIEAVIKSDPSKKYIASKKGYWYYYETRNLADSLTPKKGDIALFDYEVKDLKGNIIYSQEELEPQVYKVDKQEIMMGLRDGIKLMRKKEKVHFLFTSHMGYGYHGDNNKIGTNQPLFCTVTLRDFMPEAKYNPQIQANAVPKIKPTTKDTITN from the coding sequence ATGAAGCATTTTAAAATAGTATTAATCCTTTTTTTTGCAGCTGTTTTGTTAACAGGTTGCAAACAACATCAGGAAGCCAGAAGACCGATTTCACAATCTTCAGGAAGCTTCATGAAACAGTCCATTGCCCGAAATAAAAAATTAATTGCCGGTGAAGAAGATCAAATCGAAGCGGTGATAAAGAGCGATCCATCAAAAAAATACATCGCTTCCAAAAAAGGATATTGGTACTACTATGAAACCAGAAACCTTGCTGACAGCCTTACTCCAAAAAAAGGAGATATAGCCTTATTTGATTACGAAGTAAAAGATTTGAAAGGCAATATTATCTACTCTCAAGAAGAATTGGAACCACAAGTCTATAAAGTGGACAAACAGGAAATCATGATGGGATTGAGGGACGGAATAAAACTTATGCGAAAAAAAGAAAAAGTACACTTCCTTTTTACTTCGCATATGGGATATGGATACCATGGTGACAACAACAAAATTGGAACCAACCAGCCTTTATTTTGTACAGTAACGCTTAGAGACTTCATGCCTGAAGCGAAATACAATCCGCAAATTCAAGCCAATGCTGTTCCAAAAATAAAACCTACGACAAAAGACACGATAACAAATTAA